The Ooceraea biroi isolate clonal line C1 chromosome 7, Obir_v5.4, whole genome shotgun sequence genomic sequence CCAAGAAATCGATCATGAACTGAGCTTGCACCTGTGAGGATGAATTAACAACGTAAGACGAGTAGGGCTCACAGATACGTTCTTAAACGAATGTGACGCACCTTCACGGACGTGACATAATTGGATGGTATGTATCCCAGACGTCCGTCCTTGTTCACGACTTGCCACCAGTTCTTCTGCTTGATGTTACGCTGCAGTAAGATAAAATGCTCACCCTCCCGGAAGCTGAGGGTCTTGGCGAATGTAGCCTTGAAGTCGTACAGCGCCTTGACCATCTCGTGGCCGTCCGCAGCTGAATTCAACGCGAAAGTAAACTCAATGATACACTTCGAGAGCAGCGAGAGGGTGTATATCAGCAGCTCGTTAAACGTTGATACATATGTGCCGGACTCACCTAACCTCGTACTGCTGTCGTCCATGTCCAACGAAAACGAAAGTGAAACGTAATAATATCACGGGGCAACGCCCAGGTGAGAACCGGAACGGCGCAGGAGAACCACCTACTTACTTTCATTTGCGTTCGGACGTCTCATTTTCCGCCTACTTGCCTGCTTTCCGTCAACCGCTTTTTTTCTCCCCCGATTCtctctgtgtgcgtgtgtatgtggtGGTGTATATCGATGCGGCAAGCGGCGCACCGCCACAGTCCACACAGAGAGCGTCTAATATCGCGATTGGCGCACCGCTGCTCGCCCATTCACCCGCTCGCTTTCGATCGAAATTAGACACGCACTACACGCACGAAATATCGATCGCAATACGAGGCAATCGCAAACTCCACGCTCTACTTGTTGTTCCTTTCTTTTGATAcgtttatattgtaaaatataatttttgatcCTAATTTCTGATATCTAAGGAGTAAATTCATGGAATAAGATCAGGAACAAAGCTGCAGGATTCTTTCTTTTACAGAGGCATGATTGAATTGTAACAatttaaaatacgaaaataataaaacgtgaaaattttattaatatttatgatacattTATCTCTGGGGttcatgtataaattatacacaatGTGCATACGAGATATGTCATAAATTATGTCGAATCAAACATACCAACACCTAGCAATAAATTTCTCCGCGAAAAATGCAACGTCAGGACAGACGTAGTTTTTGTAGGGAAAGTACGCAATAGATACGATTCCGCGTTGGTCTTCACGTCTGGGTTGTGCGAAACGTTGACGTCCTCTAAACTCATCTCTTCTGCTAACTTCGTGAAGTCCCACAACTTTAGCGTGTAGTCCAAAGATCCTGAAGTAACAGACCATTATTAtcctattatttatttaattactgcAAATCCGTGAAAAAAGAAGGTACCTGAAACTAAGATATTGCCATCTCGACTAAACGAGAGGCAATGTATGTTACCGGTGTGACCGGATAGAGCCGCAACAAGATGACCGTGTGCCAGGTCATACACGAGTACTCGAGTATCGGCGCCGGCTGACGCCAAAAATCGTCCTTCCGCCGAGAAGGCGAGAGAGTAGATCGGTCCTTTGTGCCCAGTCATTAGTCGCACTTGGTTACCGGTCACGCAGTCCCACAATCTGACGGTCATGTCACTCGAGCCAGTCGCGACGTAGTTTGAATTTGGATGAAACTGAACTAcctgtaaaaagaaataatagaaatgatagagcgattaattaactagattaaaattaatataaaattcgacTCACGTCAACGTCCGAGTAATGGCCGGCAAATATTCGTAACGGTTGATGAGAATCAGTCGCCCACAGCCTAGCAGTTTTATCGTTTGAAGTACTTGCAAAGTAATAACCGTGTGGCGAGAACTTTACGCACCATACCGAAAAGAGGTGGCCTTTATAGCAGACCACGCAAGTCCACGTATGGAGTGACCATAGCcttactaaaataataattacaaattattataccattattattatatcatgtgTTGGACATTATGACTTTGACTGTTTCTATTGCTTTGTTAcattgattataaaataaacttgtataataaaaaaattggtaaaatgcataaattatGTAACCATAGTGCGAATCGTACTTGTGGTATCTTCTGATGATGAAAGTAACAGATTTCTATCCGGGCTGAATGAAAGACTGTAAATTGGTCCACTATGGCCATACAGATTCCTTGCAGTTTCGGCTGTTCGATCGTCCATCATTCTGACCAATACATCATCTGTCAAATTTTTCGCAATTCACAATTCTTGTTACTAATTAAAGTTctgcattattatattcaaattttcatTCAGAGAAATTGTTCTTTAATATACAATAGAGTTAAACAAATTTGGTGTTAATCTTTCCAAATACGTACCTGCTTCTCTGTCAATATCTTGCAGTTGTTCACCCGTTTTCATCAGTCTCAGCTTTTGTGGAATTAAACTCCATACTTTTATACCGGAATCCGCAAATCCGATAGCTAATAAACTTGAATCTTCCGCTACTTCTGCTGTAGTTACACTAAATGTCGTAATAGTTATATACGTAagtggataaaatatttaaaaataaatgtgagACAAATAATACGATTAGACGTATACTTACGTATGAACCGCGTTCAACAATGTGTAAAAGCATATGGATGGTAACGTGTCAGATCCCAGAACAACCCTTTTCGATGCTTCCCTCAGTGCTTTAACTTTCTCCAGTTTATCCGCATCTTTTcttcaatataaatatgtaatccATGTAAAAGCCAAAAACTACTATCaaagaattttcaaataacacacgaaatatatttatcttacaaATTGGGCAAGGGCATTCTGCCTACGGACGGTGCATTTGGATCTGACTTAGTTTTCTTCGAGAATAAAGGATCCTTTTTagcctttttcttttttggttTGTCTCCGTCTCCGCCAGCTGTGtcgtcctcttcttcttcggcCGGCGGTACGCACTGGATATCTGGCTCCTTCAAAAGTCCATAATATACTTTGGCCTTATTATCTGTAATCaacaatttaatcaaattagaGAGAGATGCAGAAATACAAATATCTTTTGCACAAGAcacaaaaatttgtaaaataatttttctcggaGATGTAAAAAGATCTTGAACACTCTTCTTACCTTGCCTGGTAGCCTCCCCTCCCATAGCTCCAGATATCGCGTCTATCTGTTCCTTATTACGAGCGACGCCTTCATACATATCAAAATAGAGATGCTCCtgtatgatatttaataagacGCTGTGTTTCTTCTCTTGTAAGTGTCGCTTCAATATAGAAAGGGTGTCCCTCGACATCCTGATTATGAACTGATTTGATCTGCAAACAAGTGCAAAATAATGTATCCCAATTACATGCAATGTTCTCACTGgatgtgatatttttatatcgttcTCGTGCTTACTTAAAGGTATCCGTTATCTCATTTCCTGCCATTTGCTCACGTTTTGTCACGTTGGATAATCTCTTCAAGTCACCCTGATAATATTCCTCTAAATTTTCGCTAAATTTTTCCATGAGCTGTTTCGCTTCTTCAGAATGGTTATTGTAAACTAGCTCCAGATACATGTGTACCAATACTGGATACAATATAGTACCCAATTCATGCTGTCGTTAACAACAGATATAAATgtcatgaaatataaaattcttacaTGTATCATCGATGGTAACGGCTTCCAGATACActtgtaataattatgaacTTGGCGCAAATGTTTTCTTTGAATCTCTTATAACTTCAGCTTACCTTATAAATATCCAGGGCTCCTTCTACAAATTTCTTCAATTCACTGTACGCTTTCTCATACTGTGCAGGATCTCCCTCGCTTTTGTAAGCAGACAGGACGCTGGTCACCTCGGAATCAGTTTGTTGAGTATCATCAATCGTGACATCTGTTAGGTTAGCTTCCTTTCTAAATAATTCTTCGGTTCCCTAAAACCGGCAAGTGTTATAATGCCTCATCGCTTCTAATCATGTGCAAAAATCCATTCACTACTTTTAATACATACGTAATTAAGGAATGCTTCATCACAAATAGAACCTATTTTAAGACTAAcctttaaattatatttcttcagAAGCTGCAGAACAGCAACCATAGCGTTTTTCTCCATGTTTTACGATATATGATCCCTCTTCCTATTCAAAACCGACTTTTACAGCTTCACTAAACACAATCAAGCGCAAGCGACAAGCGTATCCTGGGCGTTCGAACAACAATGTACAGTAGCGCAACTTTCGGTTGATATATGCATTCACGAAATGGAGTGCGCATGTCTGAACTGACGTCAGCGGGTATATTCCACAGACTATAGTATAGTATAGATGTCTGTGGTATATTCAGTACCGCCATCTTATCGATACAGAATCGATAGAACGTCATAGTTTTGATATCTCAGTTTCGATAATCGCGCCATCTCACATTTGAGTAATTTAAATTGCAGCATTACGCGCCGCGGAGCACTGTATGTTTGCATTCAAGTCGCTCGTTATTTTTTGTGGTCGTTTATCGTTTCTGAGTGAAATTTGCGTTCGGGAGTGCCTTCCGCGAGTGTAAGAGCTTATTGCGACGTGTTCGTCGTAATAATCGTTAACGCGCCGTCACGATTTCGATGTCACATCAATGATCCTTTTCTGCACGTCCAGATCCGGAGCCAACCGCAGTCATCTATTTGAGGTTCCTTGCCCTTCGCGTAACGGAAACTCGACGAATCGTCATCAAGTTTGTGATTCAAAGCAAGGAATGTAGAAATTGGAGGATTGGCTGGTATAATGTCGGTGAGCTCGGTTTCTCATGCAATGAGTATGCGAAAAACTCCTCTACGTCGTTCGTCGTGACTTAATCTCACGTCACGTATGACGTGAGATGATCatatcccatacagcaccgattaatacagaaagctttcaggaaggttttaaaatcatttcaagatttcacatttcatatgcaacatttctgaaaggattccgcaatatgtcatatgaaatgttgcaacagaaatgtttctaaaacctaccacatgcaataaatttgaaaaaatgtgaatattgtaaaaagtaaaattatatatatatgtatatacctagaccaagtattcgatctttagtgaagctaaccagttgacaaaaaatgcattatcttcacgtatcctttttttctttcaaatataagtgttggttgaacagagaattatatatctatataattctttccttttaatcaactatttggaggaagaaaaaggaaaatatataatataagaatggctctttgtcaatgtgccaacaattcacgcttttgaaagggaaacttggtgaatacttggtttagctatgtatgtgtacatctatatatcttatatatatagatatatatgcatatctatatacatcttatatatattatgtatttttttcattaagcatatttcagaaatcatatttattatattaattagattgcaaatattaaataaaaacgtacaataaaaataataaatacattttatatataatttttattataactttttagtatttgcaatcttctgaatactcgtataataaatttaaatctaatttctgaagtattttcaatttattttaataagagctttgtaatttgtgtgcaacatcataggaaagtttcaaaattatttcaattaacctttagtaatatatcaaaaagatttcagctattttaataatctttcggcaatatttcagaaaggttgcagatcgatctatacctttcagcaacctttctataaggttttgaatgcaagtgtcgcggacattttgctattccggagttgtctcataactgttgcagaaacattttgcaatgtttatgagatgctttcatctgtcagatgaaatacttctgaaatatttctgaaatgttttcgtacTGTATGGGATAAGAGGTCAATTTCATGTAACTTTCACGTGGGAATCGGAACTCACGTCATACGTGACGTGAGATGATCGTAGGGGTCAATCTCGTGTACTCCCGTGTGGGAATCTGAGCTAATCTGCGAAAGAAATACCGACCAGAATCCGTGATTCAAAATGTCCGCGGAGCGGAGTATAAAGCCTTGCCATGAAATGCTTTTGTTCGACAGTTTATTACATACATCGTGCCAGTATAGAAATATCATACAAATTCGAAGATGCTCGAACGGATTACGAAACATTAGATCTCTAcacgattttcttttcttttttaacgtGTCacttacatacacacacatacacacacacacacacacatacacgcacacgcacgcacaccgCACACAAGAGAGCGGTATGTAATGGTTTTCTATACGACCAGAATGGCTGGTCGTGGCGTCTGTGTGGCGGTTTATTAAACGCTGTTTATTAAAACGAATTAGCTAATTAACAACTAGGAGGGATAATTATATACAGCTGGGTGCGCTTGCCATCTCGTTAAAGTTTCGCACGCTTTTGGTATTCAAAGTACGCGACACAGCTCCCTCTACGcgcatttttttaagaaactcGTATAACAAGTCTAGAATCTCAAGCAGaaagaaatttgcaaa encodes the following:
- the LOC105282010 gene encoding transcription initiation factor TFIID subunit 5, with product MEKNAMVAVLQLLKKYNLKGTEELFRKEANLTDVTIDDTQQTDSEVTSVLSAYKSEGDPAQYEKAYSELKKFVEGALDIYKHELGTILYPVLVHMYLELVYNNHSEEAKQLMEKFSENLEEYYQGDLKRLSNVTKREQMAGNEITDTFKSNQFIIRMSRDTLSILKRHLQEKKHSVLLNIIQEHLYFDMYEGVARNKEQIDAISGAMGGEATRQDNKAKVYYGLLKEPDIQCVPPAEEEEDDTAGGDGDKPKKKKAKKDPLFSKKTKSDPNAPSVGRMPLPNLKDADKLEKVKALREASKRVVLGSDTLPSICFYTLLNAVHTVTTAEVAEDSSLLAIGFADSGIKVWSLIPQKLRLMKTGEQLQDIDREADDVLVRMMDDRTAETARNLYGHSGPIYSLSFSPDRNLLLSSSEDTTIRLWSLHTWTCVVCYKGHLFSVWCVKFSPHGYYFASTSNDKTARLWATDSHQPLRIFAGHYSDVDVVQFHPNSNYVATGSSDMTVRLWDCVTGNQVRLMTGHKGPIYSLAFSAEGRFLASAGADTRVLVYDLAHGHLVAALSGHTGNIHCLSFSRDGNILVSGSLDYTLKLWDFTKLAEEMSLEDVNVSHNPDVKTNAESYLLRTFPTKTTSVLTLHFSRRNLLLGVGMFDST